The Methylobacterium currus genome contains a region encoding:
- a CDS encoding AraC family transcriptional regulator translates to MPPFFSSEHEARPSAELFARASSPSMYPLDNGQVNVKAVGAIRDILIEAGIDHQSLFEKVEISKQSLIVNEPIPLKLLGRLTVLAADQMPCSHLGLLVGQRTTLASLGYLGMLMRHSEMVGGALHALEAHYGLLNRGAVIEMTIDGPVVLAIYSPYEPDLEGIALHCERSLAALTTVMRSLCGSDWSPDEVLLPQLQPPDPAPYTEFFRAPVRFGQEIAALAFPSRLLSHPIDGASPAVRKLAQERIQRLEAVAPPDATDEVRRRLRTAAVPRQHNKDDVARRMVIHGRTLSRRLKSEGTSFTLIVNEARFARARQLLTDTSLSLTEISGALEFSEQAAFTHAFRRWTGTTPSAWRKDHRPL, encoded by the coding sequence ATGCCGCCCTTTTTCTCGTCAGAGCACGAAGCGCGGCCGTCCGCCGAACTGTTTGCCCGAGCATCGTCTCCAAGCATGTATCCGCTGGATAACGGGCAAGTTAACGTCAAGGCGGTCGGGGCAATTCGCGACATTTTGATCGAAGCCGGGATCGATCATCAATCTCTGTTCGAGAAAGTAGAAATCAGCAAGCAATCTCTAATTGTCAATGAGCCTATTCCATTGAAGCTGCTTGGCCGTCTGACAGTCCTTGCCGCCGATCAGATGCCATGCTCCCATCTCGGCCTGCTTGTCGGTCAGCGCACCACTCTCGCCTCGCTCGGTTATCTGGGGATGCTGATGCGACATTCGGAGATGGTCGGCGGTGCCTTGCACGCCTTGGAAGCCCATTACGGTCTCCTGAACCGTGGCGCGGTGATCGAGATGACGATCGACGGCCCTGTCGTTCTCGCGATCTACTCTCCCTACGAGCCCGATCTGGAGGGTATCGCGCTGCACTGCGAGAGATCTCTCGCGGCGCTGACCACCGTCATGCGCTCCTTGTGCGGCTCCGACTGGAGCCCGGATGAAGTGCTGCTGCCGCAGCTCCAGCCGCCGGATCCCGCGCCCTACACCGAGTTCTTCCGAGCGCCCGTCCGGTTTGGGCAGGAGATCGCGGCGCTCGCTTTTCCGTCACGCCTCCTGAGTCACCCCATCGACGGTGCGAGCCCGGCGGTCCGCAAACTCGCGCAGGAGCGCATCCAGCGGCTCGAAGCGGTCGCACCACCCGACGCCACCGACGAGGTGCGGCGCCGCCTGCGCACGGCAGCGGTCCCCAGGCAGCACAACAAGGACGATGTCGCGCGCAGGATGGTGATCCACGGGCGCACCCTGAGCCGCCGGTTGAAGTCCGAAGGCACGAGCTTCACGCTGATCGTCAACGAAGCGCGGTTCGCTCGTGCCAGGCAGTTGCTGACCGACACGAGCCTGAGCTTGACGGAGATCTCAGGCGCGTTGGAGTT
- a CDS encoding DUF2441 domain-containing protein: protein MREEVLEKARMARFPLKPSRLKCIFACATEMDIREYVDTQMARHPGRVREPIYEVETTQSDPLTHRGDWNVAEMVLQAGRVAEIAADRYWQGVEGIDQPTGLSTYMEVITTSPLAVLRRLD from the coding sequence ATGAGAGAGGAAGTGCTGGAAAAAGCCAGAATGGCGAGGTTTCCCCTCAAGCCGTCTCGCTTGAAGTGCATATTTGCCTGCGCAACGGAGATGGACATTCGAGAGTACGTCGACACTCAGATGGCGCGGCACCCTGGGCGCGTGCGGGAGCCGATCTACGAGGTGGAGACCACACAGAGTGATCCGCTCACGCATCGTGGGGACTGGAACGTTGCCGAGATGGTGCTGCAGGCCGGCCGCGTAGCCGAGATTGCGGCCGATCGATACTGGCAAGGGGTGGAGGGTATTGATCAGCCTACCGGACTGAGCACTTACATGGAGGTGATTACGACTTCGCCCCTTGCTGTGCTGCGTCGGTTAGACTGA